The genomic DNA AGGTTTTCGTATCTTGTTATctcaacgaagaagattCTAGAAAATACGTACATTATGATATATACGCCAGTCCCGCTTCATAAACACATAAACGTCTCTATCGTTAACTTGCATATTCGCATAAACGACTATCTGTATAAGGGCAAAGGTCCAGTAGCTGGTCCAACTCGAAACGGTGCCATCACAAGTTCTCTGGCGAGTAGTACAATGCCGCATCCCAGAACTCGGTTTCGAGCTTGCACACAGACGCGTAGATTTTGCATAAGGTGTCCCAGTCATCGCTCATTTGGCAGACTCGGTCCAGCAATATTAGACCTGCATCCATAGCTTCCACGTACCATGGAGCTAAATAGTCCTCGCACCAGGAGTGATATATGTCATCCTTTGGCACTGTGatcttgtctttgaaattgCGCAGAGCATTACCGTAGCCCATTAAACATGGAGACAATGCCACGCACAAGTGTACCCATGATCCGTTCCTTGCAACGTCGTCGAAGAAACGCGCGTAGTTTCTCAGAGCAGAGCCCATCTTGATCTGGTCAAAATGCTTCATGTCTGAAATATCGAACTGGCGCATCATCTTCTCACGGTGCTTCTCCATTTCCGTTTTGATCTCCGAAACAATGTGCACGGATTTATCAAAATCTTCTGTTGTGGGTGCCTTGCTGGCTGCTATGCAATGGATTTGCGCATAGTTGTCGAGGTAAGCGTAGTCTTGCTCCAGGAAGAATCTAAAGTTTTCGCGAGGTAGTGTTCCGTCAGCAACACACCTAACAAATTCATGACGAGTGTAGGTCTCCCAGTGAGGCTTGACGCGTGGGTCGGAGATGAGGTACTCGAAGAAAGAACCCGAGTCGCGTATCTGTGACACCAAACTATTGCTACTGCTTGCGGTGCTGTTGCTACGGTTTTCATCTACCCGCAGGGCGTGCGCTGAGTAGCTAAGGTCTTCGACCATTTCCTGGAGAGGTTGTTTGATAGCGTAGACGTGGTTGATGGGGccgtttttcttgacatGGGGCTGGGTCACAGTGCACCCGATCTCAATTGCATTGTGTACATACTGAATTCCACCGAAGACAGCGTGCTGAAGTGCCTCGCCATGAGCTAGGTTACTTGCGATGGCCGACGCAAGGGTGCAGCCAGTTCCATGGGTGTTTTCGGAGGTGCAGAACACGCTCCGGTAGAGAACAGTCTTGTTCCCCAAGCGCAACACATCTGTGACTCGCTTTTGACCGTTTGAGTCAACCCAGGGCGCGTGGCCACCCTTCAAAAGGACGTTGGGGCACAAAGTAGTCTTCTGAAGCTCGCATGCGACGTCAATCAGGTCTTCGACCGAGTTTAATTCAAGGGATTCGCGCCCTAGGATGCGGCCAGCTTCGTACGCGTTGGGAGTCAGAAGCGTAGCTAGAGGCGATAGCGTTTTTATGAAATCAATCACAGATTGGTCGCTAACTAGGGTAGATCCTGATGTCGCTACGAGGACTGGGTCCACCACTAAGTGTGGACGCGCGTCAGCGGGCATGGCGCTGAACGTCTCGTACAGCACCTCCACAGCAGGTTTTGTGAGCATACCTGTCTTGATGGCATCAACGCGCATGTCACGCAGACAGCTGTCAAGCGTGAGTTTGAAGTGTTCCTTGGGAATTTCATGGATCGCATAGACGCCTTCGGGCGTCTGCGCGGTAAGCGCGGCCATACCTGTCAACCCGTAGCATCTGTGGGCTGTGAAGGTCTTGAGGTCCGCCTCGATACCAGCACCACCACTAGGATCAGATGTGGCCACGGTCATCACCGTAGGTAGACGTTCCCccttcttcaacgccaCATAGGGAGGAGCGTTGCTTATTGTTACCTCGCGAGTGCCAGTAGAATTGACAATACGGGACATCGTTGAAAGGAATCTACTGCCTAAAAAATCCAACTACAGTTCAGTCTTCAATCATCCGTGGATTATCAACTCGACTTCCATTGGGGTTCTTTTTTATACGCTTTGTTCACACTAGGTTATGCCGTTCTTAAGCCTTCCTGGTAATAACTCAAATATACCAGGTTTTAAACCATCAGTCCACATGGTGTTTGCCCACGTGACATACAGTTAGACGTCTCAAGGCGATCATTCACCGCAGGAACTCATTAGCCCTTCATGGACGGTGCCGGAGATAGAGCCTGGTTGGGTGATGTTTATTTATCACTGTTGCAATGGCCTGTTGCAATTTCTCTAGCCGTGTGCCCACTTCCACTCTATTTTACCAACGGGCCTTGAACATCTAAGAAATAATGGTACTCAACGTTCAACAGCCCAGGAGAAAAGACTGAATTTGGTTATACTAGCGACTTAAATACTAGGCATGTTGACCACTCTAATGCACAGGCGCCGGCGGCCCtttgcaagaaaaagccttgGATGTGCCAACACGACCAATAAATGACCCCGTTCGAAATTGAAGTTAAAGTAGTATTGGAATCAATTAGCACTTGAAACTTCATACTCTGGAGTTCCGCGGAGCTAGAATGGCGCTGCTGCGTTTCCAACTCTAGCCGCCTAAACAACTCAGGTCTGTGCAGTGTTCACGTGGTCCTCACGTTTTAATGCGAAGGCCTAAGAATGCATAGCGCGAAGGGAGGATTGGCATATGTGttgaaagaagttttaACTATTGGCTCACAGTATGAAATTTGTACCACTGCAGATCCTGCTACGTGGCGTGAACTGATAAAGCACCTATTAAAAGATTACGGATGAGATTTCGCTCGTAATCTGGTGATGCTGGCCGGGCAGACTGGTGGCTATAGCTGCGACATAGCCAAAGGTCTTGGAAGCTACATATATGCCTATTCAAGAGATAATTGCCAGCGTGGTCATTTTAGCGAGGCGTATTTGTATTTGCACATCTTTACCTAACAGTAATATCCAAGATAAACTCTAGGACACTAAattttgagcttcaaaaagtggTGAAAAATACCAAACATGATGCTAGTGATGGTTCCGGCCGCCACAGTTGACACTAAAGCTTTATCGGAACTCGATCTTTTAGTAACAAAAGTTCAAGGTCATTGCCGTACTTTGGATGCTGCTATTTTAGAGCCTcttttcttttgaaacatGCGCTTTAGAGGCAGTTTACTACCATCACGATGATCCTAAGGACTGAAGGAAGACgagttgatgaaaactcTCATTTTCGTCATTTGGAAATTTCATGGATATCTCAAGATGTGCAACTAACCCTCAAATAGTGGATATAACCTCGTTTGCAATGGTCGGCTACAACTGCAAATATATCCAAATAAACCCCGTTTAACTTTTCTGGAAAGCCACGAACATTTCTCAAGTCATGCGCTTGTCTATAAATCTTCGCACTACATATGGACGCTCAACCTTTGAACGTTTCTTTGGCTATTTTAGAGACATTTTGAGGTCTCGTTTTCGATCGTTGTTTCGCATTGAGGGTTCTAGCTCATCTCCAAAAACCGCGATCTCTTTTTGGACATCGTGGCAGGCAACATTAACGCCCGAAGCAAAAGTGGGAGTGGCTGGCCCGAGGTTTGCCCCTATCTTCATCGAAAGAGTGTGGCTAGCCGCGCCGAAGGGCGGTAAGCAGATCAGacctcaaaaacttgacgCCCGGAATGTAAACATCGCGCGTCCCCGCAAACGCCCAGTAAGATTCGCTTGCTGCGAAACACTAGCGCCTTTAGGAGAGTCTCCAAGGAATCGCTCTGCTCTTATAGAACGTCATATAAACGCTGGCTATCAAGCGAGATCTTGGGCCTAGATTGGATGTCCTTCTCTGTCAAGAGCACTATGAGCGTCCCGTGTGCTATGTTAGCCCTATTCCTCGCTCTCTTCGTACCATGCGTAATAGCTTCCTCCGGTATGGGCTACGTTGCTATTGACTTCGCCAAGGCCAAAGGCATCTCTTACCAGGACGCGCGTGTGGGTGCGCGTCCAGCAAAATTGCAGAAACGGGCACTGTCCCAGGGTGAGACTTTGAACTCTGAActtgtcaacaacaatgTGTTTTACTCGGTGGGACTTGACATAGGTACCCCGCCTCAGCAGGTCACCGTCTTATTTGACACCGGTTCTTCCGACTTGTGGGTCTCTTCAAATGACAACCCGTACTGTTCAAATGGAGATTCCACGGAAAGTTACGCAAACTATCGTGCAGACCTtaaatcttcttcagcgctCACAGCTGCCCCTACCACAACCATTAGTGGAATTACTATTGCGCCCACAATTGATTGTGCTCAATATGGCACCTTTAACGCCGACAGATCTACTAGCCTTTTTGCCAATTACTCCAAAccattttttgtttcttaTAATGACGATTCTTACGCACTTGGCTACTGGGCTAGGGATAAGCTTGTGGTTGATGGTGATGATATTTCAAGCCTAGAGTTTGCGGTTGCAGAAATATCCAATTCAACTGTGGGCGTCTTGGGGGTGGGACTTCAAGGCTTAGAGTCAACTGTCCACTACCGAAGCCCCAATATCTCCTCAATTTACCCAAACTTCCCGATGGTCTTGAAGGAAAACGGCGCGATAGACAAGATTGCGTACTCGCTTTATCTGAACTCCCTCGATGCTCCTTCAGGATCAGTCCTCTTTGGGGGCGTTGATCATAGTAAATATACAGGAGGCTTATACACGCTGCCTCTGGTCAACACCTATAAAGATTACGGCGTCAAAACGCCAGTGCAATTTGATGTCACAGTCCAAGGGATTGGTATTGAAAGCGAAAAGGCCTGTCGCCAAGAAACATTCACTACAACAAAGATTGCAGCATTGATGGACTCGGGAACAACCCTCATGTATACTGCCCCCGAAATTGTTAACAAAATAGCGCTTTATGTGAACGCTAGTTTCTCACCAGGATACGGACTCTTCATGTTTCGTTGTCCTTCAGATGGCGACGATACACAATTTATCTTTGATTTCGGCGGATTTCAAATAAAAAGCCCCTTAAGCAACTACATTCTAAGAACTGACGATGAAAATATTTGCGGATTGGGCTTAATTTCCAGTAACCAGGGTACTATTTTCGGTGACGAGTTCCTGGCTTCCGCATATGTTGTCTATGACTTAGAAAACTTAGAACTGTCCCTAGCACAGGCTAACTGGAATCCAGGGTCACCAGAAATTGAGAAAATAGTATCTGAAATTCCACGGGCTCAAAGGGCGTCACAGTACTGGAACACTTGGGTTTCTGACGAGGAGAATATGGCCCAGGTCACTCGCGATATATTCACTAAAACTTTAGCTTGCTCCCCAACTAACGTGAACAGTACAATGCCCGCCACAaactcaagttctttcaagactttgaacAATAGCACAACATCGACACTGACTTCTCACTCTGATTCATCACACACTCTGGGCCAAAATAGTTTTAGAACTTCAGTAAAGCCTCATGTGTCAAGCACTCGTAATGGGAGCATAATTTCAAGCACAAATTTTGCGACTAAGGCTCCTTCAAGAACCGAGCAAGCAACATACCTCTTCAGTTCAACCTCAAGTGTGAAAGCAAGTCACTTGAATCACAAATCTCATAAATTGGCCGAAGCTTCCACCAAAACTCCATCTTGCAAAACAGATAAGCAAACTATTATCTCCAAAGCAAGGTGTGAATCAACCATTGGGCCCGTGACAAGAACCGCATGCCGCTCTTGTAGTAGAGCGTCTAAACATCTTACTCGCCCCAGTATTTATACAACAGTCACCGCGACTGGTACCAGGCTCATCACAGAGGTCGCGACATGTCACTTATGCGAAACTGAGGCTTCTCGGGCTGAAAATGGCAAGTCTGTGCGGGAAATCACTGCAGAATGCTCGTctaaaaacttgaaaaatgccAATGCCAAAAATAAAGAAGCCAACACTGAAGTCTGGCTGACAAACTCAACTCAAATACCTATTGTGACTGTTTCTGGTCCCCTTCAGTCCATCAGCGTCTCTTCAAGTACCTCTTTCGAAGTTCAGTTAGTAGCGGGCTCGCCAAATCTAGCGACTCCAAAATTGAGTCTGGGCGCTTTCCTCTTCGCGATTCTGGTAGGAGGGGCgctctctttttgatgctttttcGAGGAAACTGTCTTGATTCAACATTCTTTAATATGTTTTTACTCAGCATCCTGCATGAAGCTTGGGCACCAAACTTGAAACACTGTTCCTGAACCGAATGCAGATTAAAAACAAATACCAAATCATAAATACTACGCATGGGAACAATCGGCTGCAGTGATTTTCCCATTTTTTGACGACTTCGATCCAAGTGCCTTATTGACATTAATGTCAAGTATCACATAACCGAGCATAGCGGCAAGACTTGAAGTTTAGAAAATTCGTGCCAGGTTTCGTATTGAGCCTCTTTATATACTAGGGGGTGCAACTGGTTGAGAAAGTTGTTGAGTGTCAGAGTTAGctggaaaagctttctGCTGCCATGCTATTGCTTCTAATCAACTAAAACtcaaacttcaagcagCCAAGACTTCTCTCTATTGTGCCTTTTCGAGCGGCATGCCTTTTTAGACACTTAAGAGGTTTTGTTTCATAAATTGCCtacagcttcttttcttaaAGTTTTGGTCCACCTAAATGTATCCTGCAAGATTTGTATGGGTAAGAGTTCTTGTAGAGTAAATCAAATTTTGTTTGAATGGAAGTCGTTGTTATCCCTCTTTTTTCGCCGTCGTTACTAGATTTCAAGATGATTTATGAGACCTACTAGTTTAGTCTCCCCGGCAAGCCTTGAGGCTGAAAGTTCAATTAAATCCCGAGGCATTGCTAATCGTTATTCGAGGTACCAACCCAGCGATTACATCCTAGTCCTATTGTAAAGGATGAGTTCTAAGAATCGACAGGCACCTTTTTTCTCCCTTGACTAGTAATGCAATTTCATGATATAATTTATGTAGTTCTCTTCATACAAGAAAGTGTGTTAGAAGCTGCGACAAAACACAAATGCTCCGATTTTTCGGGTACTtgtttgagaaagaagcattAAGGTAATGCGCTCATTTAACTACAATTGCCGCTTTGACACATATTAGCTTAATTCTGTCTCCGCACGTGACTGATGGACTTGTTAATTGATTTATAAGTGGCGGAACACCGCTTAAACAATCACTTTCTATCTTCGGGAcgtttgaaagaagagctcgccTTATTGGGCATCCGTTTGTTCCCGAGTATTGTGCCATGATTGATGCGGTTGGAAGTGGCACATCGCTGCAAAGCTTGCCGACTGAAATCTTGATCAACATTCTAAGTCATTTAGACGAAAAGG from Lachancea thermotolerans CBS 6340 chromosome F complete sequence includes the following:
- the THI20 gene encoding trifunctional hydroxymethylpyrimidine kinase/phosphomethylpyrimidine kinase/thiaminase (similar to uniprot|Q6B2F0 Saccharomyces cerevisiae YOL055C THI20 Hydroxymethylpyrimidine phosphate kinase involved in the last steps in thiamine biosynthesis member of a gene family with THI21 and THI22 functionally redundant with Thi21p), which produces MSRIVNSTGTREVTISNAPPYVALKKGERLPTVMTVATSDPSGGAGIEADLKTFTAHRCYGLTGMAALTAQTPEGVYAIHEIPKEHFKLTLDSCLRDMRVDAIKTGMLTKPAVEVLYETFSAMPADARPHLVVDPVLVATSGSTLVSDQSVIDFIKTLSPLATLLTPNAYEAGRILGRESLELNSVEDLIDVACELQKTTLCPNVLLKGGHAPWVDSNGQKRVTDVLRLGNKTVLYRSVFCTSENTHGTGCTLASAIASNLAHGEALQHAVFGGIQYVHNAIEIGCTVTQPHVKKNGPINHVYAIKQPLQEMVEDLSYSAHALRVDENRSNSTASSSNSLVSQIRDSGSFFEYLISDPRVKPHWETYTRHEFVRCVADGTLPRENFRFFLEQDYAYLDNYAQIHCIAASKAPTTEDFDKSVHIVSEIKTEMEKHREKMMRQFDISDMKHFDQIKMGSALRNYARFFDDVARNGSWVHLCVALSPCLMGYGNALRNFKDKITVPKDDIYHSWCEDYLAPWYVEAMDAGLILLDRVCQMSDDWDTLCKIYASVCKLETEFWDAALYYSPENL
- a CDS encoding pepsin-like aspartic protease (weakly similar to uniprot|P12630 Saccharomyces cerevisiae YIL015W BAR1 Aspartyl protease secreted into the periplasmic space of mating type a cells, cleaves and inactivates alpha factor allowing cells to recover from alpha-factor-induced cell cycle arrest and to YLR121C uniprot|Q12303 Saccharomyces cerevisiae YLR121C YPS3 Aspartic protease, attached to the plasma membrane via a glycosylphosphatidylinositol (GPI) anchor and to YLR120C uniprot|P32329 Saccharomyces cerevisiae YLR120C YPS1 Aspartic protease, attached to the plasma membrane via a glycosylphosphatidylinositol (GPI) anchor and to YDR144C uniprot|P53379 Saccharomyces cerevisiae YDR144C MKC7 GPI-anchored aspartyl protease (yapsin) involved in protein processing; shares functions with Yap3p and Kex2p and to YIR039C uniprot|P40583 Saccharomyces cerevisiae YIR039C YPS6 Putative GPI-anchored aspartic protease, member on vGLC.1466.); the encoded protein is MSFSVKSTMSVPCAMLALFLALFVPCVIASSGMGYVAIDFAKAKGISYQDARVGARPAKLQKRALSQGETLNSELVNNNVFYSVGLDIGTPPQQVTVLFDTGSSDLWVSSNDNPYCSNGDSTESYANYRADLKSSSALTAAPTTTISGITIAPTIDCAQYGTFNADRSTSLFANYSKPFFVSYNDDSYALGYWARDKLVVDGDDISSLEFAVAEISNSTVGVLGVGLQGLESTVHYRSPNISSIYPNFPMVLKENGAIDKIAYSLYLNSLDAPSGSVLFGGVDHSKYTGGLYTLPLVNTYKDYGVKTPVQFDVTVQGIGIESEKACRQETFTTTKIAALMDSGTTLMYTAPEIVNKIALYVNASFSPGYGLFMFRCPSDGDDTQFIFDFGGFQIKSPLSNYILRTDDENICGLGLISSNQGTIFGDEFLASAYVVYDLENLELSLAQANWNPGSPEIEKIVSEIPRAQRASQYWNTWVSDEENMAQVTRDIFTKTLACSPTNVNSTMPATNSSSFKTLNNSTTSTLTSHSDSSHTLGQNSFRTSVKPHVSSTRNGSIISSTNFATKAPSRTEQATYLFSSTSSVKASHLNHKSHKLAEASTKTPSCKTDKQTIISKARCESTIGPVTRTACRSCSRASKHLTRPSIYTTVTATGTRLITEVATCHLCETEASRAENGKSVREITAECSSKNLKNANAKNKEANTEVWLTNSTQIPIVTVSGPLQSISVSSSTSFEVQLVAGSPNLATPKLSLGAFLFAILVGGALSF